In Plasmodium gaboni strain SY75 chromosome 14, whole genome shotgun sequence, one genomic interval encodes:
- a CDS encoding putative proteasome subunit alpha type-1, giving the protein MYRNLYDTDNIIYSPEGRLYQVEYASEAIKQGTCAVAIKSKDYVVVSGLKKCLSKLSFPQDKIFKIDDYIGISMSGITSDAKVLTKFMQNECLSHKLLYNEDINIETLVRSVADKYQKNTQKSSKRAFGVGLMIVAYHNEPCIFETRPNGSYFEYNALAFGARSHASKTYLEKNLNLFEDCSLEELILHCLKALKCSLSSESELTMFNTALAVVGKNHPWQEFSPVQLEEYISKVKTDAEQEAVQENEGNEENVQNETNE; this is encoded by the exons atgtatcgaaatttatatgatacAGACAATATAATTTACTCCCCAGAAG GAAGATTGTACCAAGTAGAATATGCAAGTGAAGCAATAAAACAAGGAACATGTGCAGTAGCAATAAAGTCAAAAGATTATGTG GTTGTGAGTGGATTAAAGAAATGCTTAAGTAAATTATCTTTTCCTCAAGATAAGATATTTAAAATTGATGATTATATTGGTATTAGTATGAGTGGAATTACTTCTGATGCTAAGGTTTTAACAAAATTTATGCAAAATGAATGTTTATCTCATaaattgttatataatgaggatataaatattgaaaCCTTAGTAAGAAGTGTAGCAGATAAATATCAGAAGAATACACAAAAGAGTAGTAAGAGAGCATTTGGAGTAGGGTTAATGATAGTTGCTTATCATAATGAACCATGTATATTTGAAACAAGACCAAATGGATCTTATTTTGAGTATAATGCTTTAGCATTTGGTGCAAGATCTCATGCTTCAAAAACttatttagaaaaaaatcTTAATTTATTTGAAGATTGTTCTTTAGAAGaattaatattacattGTTTAAAAGCATTAAAATGTTCTCTTTCAAGTGAATCTGAATTAACAATGTTTAATACAGCTTTGGCTGTTGTAGGTAAAAATCACCCATGGCAAGAATTTTCTCCTGTACAATTAGAGGAGTATATATCAAAAGTTAAAACGGACGCTGAACAGGAAGCAGTTCAAGAAAATGAAGGAAATGAAGAGAATGTGCAAAATGAAACAAACgaataa
- a CDS encoding trailer hitch-like protein — MSSVSTLPYIGSKISLISNSEIRYEGILYTINTHESTVALQNVRSFGTEGRRQPDIAPSNEVYDFIIFRGKDIKDVTVSETGKNIPDDPAIVSMNIAPSSKNNITDNLNYNNNMNINKSLKVNNNLISSNDRNMNNRRYYNNRQNYNFHYNNRNYNNNNNNNNNNNNNNNNYKYRNYRNYERQNYIIGELQSQLNPALKNKFSPDFDFNTNNMKFDKNNILEEKNREDSSAMNNHMQVGGYDKNSSFFDNISCETLDKKQGIDERVDREKLRMLDVDTFGIAAAHYRTNMHNRNHNRNKMRNNRNNKMMGNFNYNYFNRNQNPFNRYPAY; from the coding sequence ATGTCATCTGTGTCAACCTTACCATATATTGGAAGTAAAATTTCCCTAATTTCCAACTCTGAAATTAGATACGAAggaatattatatacaataaataCTCATGAATCTACTGTTGCCTTACAGAATGTTCGTTCTTTTGGTACTGAGGGTAGAAGACAACCAGACATTGCTCCATCAAATGAAGTATACGactttataatatttcgAGGAAAAGATATTAAGGATGTCACGGTAAGTGAAACAGGAAAAAATATCCCAGATGATCCAGCTATTGTTTCTATGAATATAGCACCTAGTTctaagaataatataacagataatttaaattataataataatatgaatattaataaatctttaaaggtaaataataatttaatatcATCCAATGATAGGAATATGAACAATAGGagatattataataatagaCAGAACTATAATTTccattataataatagaaattataacaacaacaataataataataacaataataataataataataataattacaaaTATAGAAATTATAGAAATTATGAAAGACAGAATTATATTATAGGGGAATTACAATCACAGCTAAATCCTGCTCTCAAAAATAAGTTTAGCCCCGATTTTGATTTTAATACTAATAATATGAAGTTcgataaaaataatatattagaggaaaaaaatagaGAAGATTCTAGTGCAATGAATAATCATATGCAAGTTGGTGGTTATGATAAAAATTCAAGTTTCtttgataatataagtTGTGAAACCTTAGATAAAAAACAAGGAATTGATGAAAGGGTTGACAGAGAAAAGTTAAGAATGCTAGATGTGGACACATTTGGAATAGCAGCTGCACATTATAGGACTAATATGCATAATAGAAATCATAACAGAAATAAAATGAGAAATAATcgaaataataaaatgatgGGAAActttaattataattattttaacaGGAATCAAAATCCTTTTAATAGATATCCAGCATATTAG
- a CDS encoding putative mediator complex subunit 31 translates to MGINQKKYNVSNIIDDNEKVIFNKNYRESLFENKLRFECELEFLQSLCNIDYIKHLYDNKYFNDYNFISYLKYLNYWRNKPYIFYVHFPICLYVLEILNNNKTNIYFNHVNSFQNFIYYMKIHWLYFNYQI, encoded by the coding sequence atggGTATAAACCAAAAAAAGTACAATGTGAGTAATATTATAGATGATAATGAGAAAGtaatttttaataagaATTATAGAGAGAGtttatttgaaaataaattaagGTTTGAATGCGAACTAGAATTTTTACAATCATTATGTAATAtagattatataaaacatttatatgataataaatattttaatgattataattttataagttatttgaaatatttaaattattgGAGAAATAAaccatatatattttatgtacATTTTCCtatatgtttatatgtattagaaatattaaataataataaaacaaatatatattttaatcATGTAAATTCAtttcaaaattttatatattatatgaagaTTCATTGgttatattttaattacCAAATATAG